The genomic stretch TCCCTTCGCCAAGCGTCAACAAAAGTAGCAAGGCCCAGCCAAATTTTTTCCAGCGCCCGAGCAGTTCGGACGCTTGTGGCAATCCGATTCGCTTGGCGTACCAAGAGAGCAGATACAGTCCACCCGCCATCAGCAGTACGCATTCGGCAACGTCGCGCAGGATCATGTGCAGCGTGGTGTTGAGCTCCTGATCGATCGCGGCGTCTGTGTTGATCGGCGCGATCTGTTCGGACACCTGATGAAGTGAAAAGGAGACTTGACCGTTTATTTTATGGCCGTCCTCTGAGATGACACTCCACAATATTCGATAACTTCCCGCTTCCAAATCGGCGGGCAACTCTGTGTACGCTTCGGAGGCGTTACCTTTGGTTAGCTGGGGTGGCGGCAAGTTGAGGCGCTCAGCGTCCCAGTTATAAAGGTGAAGTTCGATCAGTTCTGGCTCCAGCGGTTCGCTGAACAACAGCCGTATCTCGCCTGAATGATGTAGCAAATCGCCATCTGCCGGCGTGCTTTGCAACAGTGTCGCATGGGCAAAGGCCGGAGTGGTTAACAGGCAGAGAAACAGCAGGCACAGCCCGAGCAGAGCACTTTTTTTCATGCGTTTCACCTGATTTCGTCAGCTTGTTTGAATCTGCTCTAACTATACGTGGAGAGATGGGCAGTCTATATGGCTCAACTGGGCTATTTTTGTGAACGCCTGCCCCGACTTTGTGAACATTTAGGTTGACGGAAAGGGCGGTTCGATGGAAAATGAAACCGAAAGAGGTGAGTAGATGGAAATAGGAATGCTGTCAGTTCTCGCATTTGGTTTTTTGCTCGGGATGAAGCATGCGATCGAACCGGATCATGTGATCGCCGTTTCGACCATCGCCTCGCAAAGCAAGAAACTGTGGCGGGCATCGCTTGCCGGAGTGTTCTGGGGCATTGGGCACACGGCGACCTTGTTTGTGGTCGGCCTGCTCCTGATGCTTGTCAAAAATGAAATTCCGGAAACGTTGGCGATGTCACTTGAGTTTTGTGTCGGCATCATGCTGGTATATTTGGGATTGAACGCCCTGTTCAAGTTTGGCAAAAAGAAGGTACATGCCCATACGCATGTGCACGGAGACGAGGAACACAATCATTTTCATGCACATCAACACATGGCAACTCATGACCACCAACATCCTCGCATTTCCTATCTGAAATCGGTCGTCATCGGTTTTATCCATGGTCTTGCTGGCAGTGCTGCGATGATGTTGCTGACGCTTGAAACGGTGGATTCGATCTGGCAAGCGATGTCGTTCATCTTGGTCTTCGGCTTGGGTACCGTGCTGAGTATGTTGCTGTTCACATCGGTGATCTCGATCCCGTTTATCGCCTCACAAAGCAAACCGCGTTTTCATACGCTGTTGATTCGCGTGACCGGAGGGGTTTCTACCGTGTTTGGCGTGTATTACATGTACGGTGTCGGTGTGAGCGACGGTTTGTTTCAACTTTTACTATCGTAATTCTCAATCTAGAGTGAACAGATGCAGTATAGACAAAAAAGCCATGATCTTTTCATCGATCATGGCTTTTCTCGTTGAAATCCGTGTCTCACCGCATAAGCGGCAAGTTGTACGCGATTGTCGAGGTTTAATTTGTCGAGGATGTTCTTGATATGGTTCTTCACCGTATTTTCTGCGATCACCAGCCGTTCGGCGACCTGTTTGTTCGTGTCGCCGCCCGCCACACAGGCCAGAATTTCCCGCTCGCGACCTGTCAGCAGGGCAGGAGATGGGTCATCAGGCGCTTTTTCAGTACGGAAGCCGTGCATGAGTCGGCCAGCAATTTCCCGGGGAATCTCGCCAGTTTCGTCGAGCAGTGCGTGCAGGTAGTGCATCCAGTCGTCGGGGTCAAGGTTTTTCAACAGATAGCCCTGTGCCCCGTATTGAATGGCTGTGAACAGGTCGGCCACATCGTCTGACACGGTCAGCATGACGATCTTGACGGAGCTGTTCGACTTTTTGATCAGGCGCGTCGCTTCCAAACCGTTCAACTTCGGCATATGGATGTCCATCAACACCAGGTCGGGGGCAAGCGTTGCACAAAGCTCGACCGCTTCTAGTCCGTTTTTGGCTTCTCCGATCAGTTCAAAAGGGTCTTCGCCGTCGAGCAAGGTGCGCACGGCATCGCGGGACAACGGATGATCGTCAGCGATCAGCACACGGTATTTGTTCATCGCCTCGGCCTCCTCTCGCAAGACGTAAACGTAAGTTGTGTTCCGCCGTCTTCAGGCCGGGAAATGTCAAACGCAGCCCCGAGCTTCTGGGCCCGTTCTTCCATCATCGTCAGACCGTACGATTTGCGGGCTTCGTCGAGCACTTCGATCCCGCATCCGTCATCTTTGATTAGCAGTTGCCAGCCGTCCTGATCGGTCTCCTGCAAGGTGAGCAGGACGTGTCTAGCGCGAGAGTGTTTGCGGATGTTGGCAAACGCCTCCTGAATGATGCCAAACAGCTGCACCTGTTCTGCCGCCGAAAAATATTCGTCAGGCAAGTCGAGCTGTGCAGTGACGTCGATACCGGTCAGCGTTGTAAACTCGTCGAGCCATCTTTGTAAACGCAGGCGCAGCGAGGCCCCTTCTTCGGGCAGGGAGCGCAAGTTGAAAATCGCTTGGCGCACCTGCTGGTCGATCGTGGAGACGGCTGCACTCGCCTCGTCCAGCTTCCCTTTTTTCAACTTGACGTTCAGGAAAAAAAGGGTCTGGGCGATGCCGTCGTGCAATTCTTGGGCCAAGCGCTCCCGTTCTTCGTAGACGGCTCGTTTGGCCTGTTCTTCCGCGAGACGGGCGGTGATGTGTTCCAGTTTGCGGAACATCCAAGTGGCGAAGAGAAACGATAACAGCAAGGTGAGGACCGTGATATAAAAGTTGCCCCGCTCCATCGACAACACATGGAGCAGGCATTCATGCCGGATGTACTCGAAGCCGCCGATCAAAAAAGTTGGGACGAGCACACTGAACATTTTGAGGGTGCGGTACGTCATCAGCATCGTCCTTTATGTCAGAATCG from Tumebacillus algifaecis encodes the following:
- a CDS encoding urease accessory protein UreH domain-containing protein, producing MEIGMLSVLAFGFLLGMKHAIEPDHVIAVSTIASQSKKLWRASLAGVFWGIGHTATLFVVGLLLMLVKNEIPETLAMSLEFCVGIMLVYLGLNALFKFGKKKVHAHTHVHGDEEHNHFHAHQHMATHDHQHPRISYLKSVVIGFIHGLAGSAAMMLLTLETVDSIWQAMSFILVFGLGTVLSMLLFTSVISIPFIASQSKPRFHTLLIRVTGGVSTVFGVYYMYGVGVSDGLFQLLLS
- a CDS encoding sensor histidine kinase, producing the protein MTYRTLKMFSVLVPTFLIGGFEYIRHECLLHVLSMERGNFYITVLTLLLSFLFATWMFRKLEHITARLAEEQAKRAVYEERERLAQELHDGIAQTLFFLNVKLKKGKLDEASAAVSTIDQQVRQAIFNLRSLPEEGASLRLRLQRWLDEFTTLTGIDVTAQLDLPDEYFSAAEQVQLFGIIQEAFANIRKHSRARHVLLTLQETDQDGWQLLIKDDGCGIEVLDEARKSYGLTMMEERAQKLGAAFDISRPEDGGTQLTFTSCERRPRR
- a CDS encoding response regulator gives rise to the protein MNKYRVLIADDHPLSRDAVRTLLDGEDPFELIGEAKNGLEAVELCATLAPDLVLMDIHMPKLNGLEATRLIKKSNSSVKIVMLTVSDDVADLFTAIQYGAQGYLLKNLDPDDWMHYLHALLDETGEIPREIAGRLMHGFRTEKAPDDPSPALLTGREREILACVAGGDTNKQVAERLVIAENTVKNHIKNILDKLNLDNRVQLAAYAVRHGFQREKP